Genomic segment of Candidatus Afararchaeum irisae:
CGTGCTGTTCGGTGCTCCCGACTGGGAGGAGAGCCACGTCGAACCCTGTCTCTCTGTCACGCACGTCTGTCCATGTCAGGTCGCCGATCTCCATACTTTTAACTCGCCCCGGGACGGCTTAAACTCAAGGAAAGAGATTAGTCGTGGGTCACATAGTAGGAGTATGAGCCACAAGTTTGACCCCGAGAAAGCCGAGAAGCTCGAGGACGAGTCACGTACCGAGCTCGCTCCCGTCGACAGGCTTCTCGAACTCATCGAGGCGGACGGAGACGACGAAGTCGCCGACATCGGCTGTGGAACGGGTTTCTTCACGAGACGTGTCGCAGACGAGGTAAGCGAGGTCTACGGCATAGACGTCGAGAGACAGATACTCGAGTACTACGCCGAGAGGGGTGTGAGCGAGAACGTGAGTCTGATAGAGTCGGAGGTCGGAAGCCTCGCCCTCAAGGACGGCTGTCTCGACTCAGCCTTCTCTATCACGGTACTCCACGAGTTCTACGCCGAGGAGGCTTTCGAGGAGATAGCAAGGACTCTGAGGGAGGGAGGTACTGCTGTTATAATCGACTTCAAGAAGGTGAGAGAGGACGGAGGACCTCCGTACGACCACCGGGTTTCGGTCAACGAAGCCGTCGAGGCTTTCGAAAAAGTAGGAGAGTTCGAGAAGGTCGAGTCAGGCGAGATGGGAGACAGAACCTACTACGTCAAGGCGACTAAGTAAGGCGGTCACGCAGGTCATCGGCGTCGACTTCGAGTCTGTACCTGACGACACCGTCGACCATCACTACCGGGAGTTCGTCTCCGTACATCTCCTCCAAGCCGGGTGAAGACTCGACGTTCTGGGTCTCGATATCCACCTCTTCGACCTCGTCTAAGACCGACTCGACAGTCTCGACTGCTTTCTGACACAGCGGGCAGTTGGGTCTCACGAGTATCCTTACAGTGTTTACTGACATACACATTAAGAACTATTAACAAAATATATATTAGTCCTGAGATATTACGTGGTCGTAATGTTAGGTTCGCTCGAAAAGCAGATAGTCGCAGTCCTCGAGGACGAGGAGACAGCCACGATCAGCGAGGTTTCGGACGCTCTCGACGAGAGGGACGTTGAGATAGCCTACACGACCGTGAGCACGGTTCTCGACCGTCTCCATGACAAGGAGCTCGTCGACAGGAAGAAGGAGCCGTACAGGGGAGGTTCACGCTACGTCTACGAGTACGTCGACATACAGGACGAGTACATGAACAGCGTCGTCGACGATGTCGTCACAGTCTTCGGAGAGAACGGCGTCGCAAGCCTTGCCGACAGTCTCGGAGAGTTCGAGGACGAGGATCTCTCGGAGATCAAGGACGAGCTGGGACTCGAATAGAGTGAAGTAGAAGAACTACTGTTCTTTTAGAGTCCCGACTCGCCCTTGAGGTCCTCCTCGGAGAGTGTCTTGACGTCTATCTTGAACTCGAACTCGTCGGGGAAGCCCAGGACTTGGCTGTAGACAGTCTCGAGAATATCCGCGGCTTCCTCGGGAGTCTCGACCGAAGTGGTGTATTCGGTGTACCCCATCGCGCCAGCCTCCTCGTCGAAGTCGAATCCGTCGAGTTCGAGTATACGTCTACGTATCCTACGCGCGCCGTTCTCGATCGGCAGTGTTAGGTCTATCTCTCCACCGAATACAGAGAACTGCATCGCAGTCTCCCAGTCGTCGTGCGCGCCGTAGAACGCCGCGAAGCTCCCGTCCTCGCTCCCCGAGACTGACTCGACGGCGTCGACGACTAACCGTCTTCTCTCTTCGGGATCAGAGGAGTCTATTACGTCGTCCCAGTAAGCCGAGTCGTCGGCGTCTTCTTTCTTCATAGACGATATTGAGGCGCGCCGAAGATAGATCTGACGCCACGTAAGGTAGAAGTAAAGTAGTAGAAGAACCAACCCTGTGATATGTTAGCGATAGCTCTGGGCGGAGCGGCTCTGGCTCTCGTCGTCATAGCCGGGGCTTACACTTACAGGAATCTCTCGACCGAGGTCGTGACGTGTGACGGCTGTGGAACCGACATAGTCGATCCCGACAAGACAACAGTCTGTACAGTCTGTGACACTCCACTCTTCGAGGAGGGCGAAGACTACATGCAGTACGGGGCGGGAGGCTCATCGAGTTCGGGAACTGAGACGAACGCGACAAACACCGAGACTGGTACAGAGACCGAGAGGATAGAGCTATGAACAAACTACTCAAGGCGGGCGAGACCGAGTGGTACCTTCCGATACACGCCTACATAGTCGTCTACGAGACTGAGAGCGGCGAGGAGCTTCTGACTATCTACGAGAACGGCTCGGTACAGAAGCCGCCGAAGGCACAGGTCACGGGCAACCTCGTACGTGTAAAGCCCGAGAACGAGGTCGAGAGAACCCAGACGGGATACATAGTACGTATGAGAGAGAGGTCAGTTCTCAGAAAACAGGACGACGACCACTGGATAATACTCCCGTACGACCCTCCTACTTAGTTAGTCAGTTAGCGTCTCTGAACTCTATCTCGTCTTCCGACTTTCCGGCTTCGTCCATGACTTCTTCGGAGACCTCTATGTCGCACTCGGTACGTACGGCGAGTGAGACGGCGTCGCTCGGACGCGCGTCGAAGACGAACTTCTCCCTCTCGCCCTCGGAGTACCGCTCTATGTGTATCTTGGCGTAGAAGGTGCCGTCCATGAGGTCGTCGATTATTATTCTGTCGAGTGCACCCCCCATCTCGTTTACCATCTTGAGGAGAAGGTCGTGTGTCAGAGGTCTCTCGAAGGGCTCGTCGTCGAGCGCGATCTGTGTCGAGCGCGCCTGGTCGCCCGTGACCATGACGGGGAGATAACGTCCGCCGGCTTCGAGTACTATCGCGTACGTCTGGTCGCCCGCGAGCCCTATCCCTTTTACATTCGCGGTGAGATCCATGGGGGTAGTTGTCATTCTACCCACTTTACCTTTGGGAGGATACGAGAGAGTCGTATATAGCCGCGAGGTCGTCAAGAGTCGATCCGACGTCTATCTCGTCACGCATTTCGAGACAGTTATCGGAGAGGACGTCGCGTCTGTCGAAGGTCTCACGTATCCGGTCGACGAAGGCGTCTACGTCTCCCGGGGAGTAACGCAGTCCGTTCCTTCCCTCTTCGACTGTGTTCTTGAGACCCTCGGCGTCGGCTCCTACGACGGGTGTCCCACACGCAGTGGCTTCGAGTGCTACGATACCCTGTGTCTCGACGTCGCTCGGGAAGACGAAGACGTCGAGCGACGAGTAGAAGTCGGGGAGTCTATCACGTTCGAGGAAGCCGGGGAAGTAGACGTTGTCTATTTCTCGGGAGTCGGCGTACTCGATCAGGGAGTCACGCGCGGGTCCGTCACCCACGAGGACGAAGTCTATCTCGGGGAGACGGTCGGCGGCGTCTACTGCGTCACGTAGGTTCTTCTCGTATCCGTGTCTCCCACAGTATCCCGCGACGGGAGGCTCGGCTCCTATCTCTGAGAGGAGGTTAGACTCGACGGGTCGGAAGAAGTCGGTGTCGACTCCGTTACTCAGGACACGTATCTTGTCGTCGTCAACGCCCTTCGACGCGAGTTCGTCGCCGGCTTCGTCGGAGGGGACTATGACGATGTCAGTCTGTGAGAGGTACCTGCGTTCCCAGACCTGACTAACTTTCTGAAGACGTCTGGCTACGGCGTCGTTCGAGGTGAGGTACTCTATGTACTTCGGAATCGGGGTGTGGTAGCTCGCGACGAGAGGCAGGTCGGAGTAACGTGCGAGTCCCGCGCCCGCTATACCCATCGAAAAGGGCGAGTGTACGTGAACCAAGTCGGCTTGGCGTGACTCGGGGGGAAGCGTAGGTCCAGGTACGCCTATACGGTAGCCCTCGTAGAAAGGGAAGTCGAAGCTACGGACCGGAATCTCGTCGTCGTCGGGATCGTAGT
This window contains:
- a CDS encoding BlaI/MecI/CopY family transcriptional regulator; this translates as MLGSLEKQIVAVLEDEETATISEVSDALDERDVEIAYTTVSTVLDRLHDKELVDRKKEPYRGGSRYVYEYVDIQDEYMNSVVDDVVTVFGENGVASLADSLGEFEDEDLSEIKDELGLE
- a CDS encoding glutaredoxin family protein → MSVNTVRILVRPNCPLCQKAVETVESVLDEVEEVDIETQNVESSPGLEEMYGDELPVVMVDGVVRYRLEVDADDLRDRLT
- a CDS encoding methyltransferase domain-containing protein, which gives rise to MSHKFDPEKAEKLEDESRTELAPVDRLLELIEADGDDEVADIGCGTGFFTRRVADEVSEVYGIDVERQILEYYAERGVSENVSLIESEVGSLALKDGCLDSAFSITVLHEFYAEEAFEEIARTLREGGTAVIIDFKKVREDGGPPYDHRVSVNEAVEAFEKVGEFEKVESGEMGDRTYYVKATK
- a CDS encoding glycosyltransferase; amino-acid sequence: MSPRISTFTDTYLPTVNGVTYSIQLWKQRWNSSQTYPGRMTVTYPGSDDYDPDDDEIPVRSFDFPFYEGYRIGVPGPTLPPESRQADLVHVHSPFSMGIAGAGLARYSDLPLVASYHTPIPKYIEYLTSNDAVARRLQKVSQVWERRYLSQTDIVIVPSDEAGDELASKGVDDDKIRVLSNGVDTDFFRPVESNLLSEIGAEPPVAGYCGRHGYEKNLRDAVDAADRLPEIDFVLVGDGPARDSLIEYADSREIDNVYFPGFLERDRLPDFYSSLDVFVFPSDVETQGIVALEATACGTPVVGADAEGLKNTVEEGRNGLRYSPGDVDAFVDRIRETFDRRDVLSDNCLEMRDEIDVGSTLDDLAAIYDSLVSSQR
- a CDS encoding bifunctional nuclease family protein; translation: MDLTANVKGIGLAGDQTYAIVLEAGGRYLPVMVTGDQARSTQIALDDEPFERPLTHDLLLKMVNEMGGALDRIIIDDLMDGTFYAKIHIERYSEGEREKFVFDARPSDAVSLAVRTECDIEVSEEVMDEAGKSEDEIEFRDAN